TGGCCGGGGCCCTCGTCATCCTCTTTGCCGGCTACCTCCTCGCCAAGTTGGTGGAGAACGGCACGGAGCGCCTCCTTCGGAAGATCCGCCTCAACCGCTGGCTCGAGCGCGGGGGGGTGTTGGAGGCCGTCGAGCGCACGGGGTCGCACTTCAATCCCACGCGCGTCGTGGGGCAGGTGCTGTTCTGGTTCGTGATGTTCGCGGTCATCATGCTGGCCGCGAATGCGTTAGGCATGGAATCGCTGGCCTCGGTCTTCACCGAGCTGGTGGGCTACCTCCCGTCGCTGATGTCGGCGATCGTGATCCTGATCGTCGGCATCGTCCTCGGGCGATTCACCGGCGGGTTGATCATGGCCTCGGCGGGGGCGGTGCAGGGCGGGCCGACGCTGGCGCGCATCGGGCGCTGGATGGTCGTCGTCCTCGCGATCTTCATGGCGCTGCAGGAGCTCGGGATCGCCTCGGACATCGTCACCACGGCCTTCGCGATCCTCTTCGGTGCCGTGGCCCTCGCGCTCGCGCTGGCCTTCGGCCTCGGCAACCGTGAGCTCGCGGGGGAGGTGACGCGCGAATGGTACGCGCGCTATCGCGCCGAGCGCGACGCCATCGAACGCGAAGTCGAGGCGCGCGAGGAGGCCGAGGACGCCGCGATGGCGCTCGAGGACATGACGACGCAGGAGCGGCAGGCGGCGGGCATCCCGCCGGCTCCCCCGTCGTCGGTCACCCCATGACGTCGCGGTAGAGCCGGAAGACGTTCCCGCCCATCACGCGCTCCACGTCGCGGGTGGAGAGTCCGCGTTTCACCAGTCCGTCCCACACCACTTCCATGCGGCGCGGGCCGTTGAGTTCGTCGATGAAGTAGGGGAGCTCGCTGTCTTGCACCTGGGCGCCCTCCTCCTTCTTCAACTCGGCGACGTACTCCGGCGAGAGGGTGATAACGCGGTGGTCGCGATCGCTCCCGATGCACACGTGCTCCGCGCCGGCCACCTTGATGGCGTGCACGATGTGGTCGAAGTAGACCGGGAGCGCATCCTTGCCTCGCTTGCTGGTCAGGAATGGGCGCATCTGGCAGATCCCCACCACGCCGCCGCGATCGGCCAGCGCCCGCAGGACGTCGTCGGTCGTGTTGCGCCGGTTCTCGTGCACCGCCATGCAGGCGGTGTGCGAGATGATCACCGGCGCCCGGGATGCCGCAATGGCCTCGCGCATCGTCTGCATGTTGGCATGCGAGAGGTCGACGAGCATCCGCCGCTCGTTCATCCGCCGGATCAATTCGTGGCCGAAGGGAGTCATCCCCCCCTCCTCCCAGCAGCCGACCCCGACGTGGTTCCGGGTGTTGTAGGTGAGCTGGCACGATCGCACCCCGAGGCGGTGGAACATGTCGACGCGGTCCAGCGAGGTCCCGAACTGCACCGTGTTCTGGAAGAGGTAGAAGACGGCGAGCTTCCCCGCCCGGCGAGCGCGATCGATGTCGGCGGCGGTGGTGGCCTTGACGTAGAGGTCGGGGCGCGAGGCGAGGTAGCGATCGTGCGCCAGGAGCGAGTCCACCGCCAGGGCCAGCGCCTCGTCTCCCTCCGGCTTGGGGTCGCAGAGGGTGATGGTGATGGCATCCATCCCGCTCGCCAGCATCGACCGCACGACGTCGTCGGTGTATTCCATCCGCAGTTCGCCCATCGCGTCGATCACCAGCGTGTCGCGCAGCTGCCGCGGCGTCGTTGCGGCTCGCGGGAGCGGGGAGGTGCGCTGCGCGTGCAGCGATGACGCGGCCGCTGAGGCGGCGAGCGAGAGCAGGAAGTGGCGGCGATACATGGGAGTCGAGAAGACGAGAAGACGAGAAGACGAGAAGACGAGAAGACGAGAAGACGGGAAGACGAGAGGACGGCAGGTGGAGACGACGGGAAGGTGCCGGCATGAGCGTGACTTGGCTAGCGTCTGACGGGGGAGAGGGGCGCCGCCCGAGTCTTCCCGCGGGCGGTGCGGCAGCGATCCCGGCCCCGCGTCGCGCCGGCGCGCCCCGGAGCCGTCGCGTCGTGCCGCTCCCGGTGGCGCGCGCCGCTCAACGCTTGCGCTCCCCCGAGCGTCCAGCAGGTAGACGTTCCCTGTTCCGCTCCCCAGAATAGGGAAGGCACCTCGTCTTCCCGTCTTCCCGTCTTCTCGTCCTCTCGAGGAACATGTCCGCTCCCGCCTCCCTCTCGCTCGAGCCGTTGTGGATGCCCTTCACCGCCAACAAGGCGTTCAAGAAGGCCCCCCGCCTCCTGGCCTCGGCCAAGGGGATGTACTACCAGGACGTCGATGGCAACCAGATCCTCGACGGCACCGCCGGCCTCTGGTGCGTCAACGCCGGGCATGCGCGCGAGAAGATCGTCGACGCCATCGCCCGCAGCGCCTCGACGCTCGATTACGCACCGGGGTTCAACCTGGGACATCCCTACCAGTTCCAGCTGGCATCGCGGCTGGCGGCGATCACCCCGGGGGACCTCGACCACGTCTTCTTCACCAACTCCGGGTCCGAGGCCGTCGATTCGGCGCTCAAGATCGCCATTGCCTATCACCAGTCGCGCGGTGATACGCGCCGCACGCGGCTGGTGGGGCGGCAGCGCGGCTATCACGGCGTCGGCTTCGGGGGGATGTCGGTCGGGGGGATCCCGGCGAACCGCCAGGCGTACCTCCACCACCTCCTGCCTAACGTCGATCACCTCCCGCATACCCACGGGATCGCCGAGAACTTCTTCAGCAAGGGACAGCCGGCGCACGGCGCCGACCTGGCCGACGCGCTCGAGGGGCTCGCCGCGCAGCACGGGGGGGAGACGATCGCCGCGGTGATCGTCGAGCCGGTGGCCGGCTCCACCGGGGTCCTCGTCCCCCCGGTCGGCTACCTCGAGCGCTTGCGTGCCATCTGCGACAAGCACGGGATCCTCCTCATCTTCGACGAGGTCATCACCGGCTTCGGGCGGTTAGGGGCACCGTTTGCCGCCGACTACTTCGGCGTCGTCCCCGACATGATGACCGTGGCCAAGGGGATCACCAACGGGAACGTCCCCATGGGGGCGGTCTTCGTGCGCCACGGCATCTACGACACGGTGGTGAACGCATCGCCCAGCGGGATCGAGTTCTTCCACGGGTACACGTACTCGGGGCACCCGCTGGCCTGCGCCGCGGGGCTGGCGACGCTCGACGTGTACGAGGAGGAGGGGCTCTTCCAGCGGGCCGCCGGGCTCGCGCACTACTGGCAGGAGGCGATCCACTCGCTGCGCGGGCGCCGGCACGTGATCGACGTCCGCAACCTGGGACTCGTGGCCGGGATCGAGCTCGAATCACGCCCCGGCGCGGTCGGGGCGAGAGCCATGGCGTGCCACGTCGACTGCTTCCGCCACGGTCTCCTCGTTCGCACCACCGCCGACATCATCGCCCTCTCGCCGCCGCTCATCATCGAGAAGCAGCACATCGACGAACTGGTGGACAAGCTGGGGAGCGCGCTCGATCGGCTGGAGTAGCGCCGCCGCGCGCGGGCGCCGCCGGGGATGTGGCCCGCGCGGTCTGGCGGGGGCGATCGCCGGGGACGAAGTTCCCCGGCGATTTCGCATCCTCCCCAGACCTTGCCCGGACGCATGCTGACCTTCACGCAGAACCCTCGGCGCGCTCGCCGTGTCGTCCGTTCCCACGCCCGTACCGGCGCGCTCGCCTGCGCCCTGGCGTCCGTCGTCGCGGCGAGCCTCCCAGACGTACTCGCCGCCCAAGGCAAGCCGCGCGAGCACGAGCTCCACCTTCCCATCGGCGGGATACCGGGGCCGCTGAACGCGATCACCGACGTGAAGGGGGTGGAGGTGGGGCACGCCACCATCATCAGCGGGAGCGGCAAGCTGGTGGTGGGAAAGGGCCCCGTCCGCACCGGGGTGACGGTCGTGCATCCGCGCGGCAGGGCGAACCACGACCCGGTCTTCGCCGCCTGGTTCACGCTCAACGGGAACGGGGAGATGACGGGGACCACGTGGGTCCAGGAGAGCGGTTACCTGGAGGGGCCGGTCGCCATCACCAACACCCACAGCGTGGGGG
This genomic stretch from Gemmatimonadetes bacterium SCN 70-22 harbors:
- a CDS encoding omega amino acid--pyruvate aminotransferase (catalyzes the formation of pyruvate and beta-alanine from L-alanine and 3-oxopropanoate), which encodes MSAPASLSLEPLWMPFTANKAFKKAPRLLASAKGMYYQDVDGNQILDGTAGLWCVNAGHAREKIVDAIARSASTLDYAPGFNLGHPYQFQLASRLAAITPGDLDHVFFTNSGSEAVDSALKIAIAYHQSRGDTRRTRLVGRQRGYHGVGFGGMSVGGIPANRQAYLHHLLPNVDHLPHTHGIAENFFSKGQPAHGADLADALEGLAAQHGGETIAAVIVEPVAGSTGVLVPPVGYLERLRAICDKHGILLIFDEVITGFGRLGAPFAADYFGVVPDMMTVAKGITNGNVPMGAVFVRHGIYDTVVNASPSGIEFFHGYTYSGHPLACAAGLATLDVYEEEGLFQRAAGLAHYWQEAIHSLRGRRHVIDVRNLGLVAGIELESRPGAVGARAMACHVDCFRHGLLVRTTADIIALSPPLIIEKQHIDELVDKLGSALDRLE